One region of Oncorhynchus nerka isolate Pitt River linkage group LG22, Oner_Uvic_2.0, whole genome shotgun sequence genomic DNA includes:
- the sc5d gene encoding lathosterol oxidase isoform X1: MTLFALSSGLVKWTTASESDMDLVLNVADHYVLTPYVYPSSWPEDGALRQIISLLVVTNLGAAVLYLGLGWLSYHFIFDHNLMKHPQFLKNQVRREIKYAMTSLPIISIPTVALFFFEVRGYSKLYDHVEESPMGWPFVLLSMISFLLFTDGCIYWIHRFLHHKSIYKHFHKPHHVWKIPTPFASHAFHPLDGFLQGLPYHIYPFLFPLHKVLYLALYIFVNIWTVSIHDGDYRVPGPLQEVVNGAAHHTDHHLFFDVNYGQYFTLWDRIGGSYRNPSVLEGKGPLDCIRRLTAEGKMSANGANANGHTNGHANVSGTKSKEE, from the exons ATGACATTGTTCGCCTTATCAAGTGGCTTGGTAAAGTGGACAACTGCGTCAG AATCAGACATGGATCTTGTGCTGAATGTCGCCGACCACTATGTCCTCACCCCCTACGTGTACCCGTCGTCGTGGCCTGAAGACGGGGCGCTGCGCCAGATCATCAGCCTGTTGGTAGTCACCAACCTGGGAGCCGCAGTCCTCTACCTGGGCCTGGGGTGGCTGAGCTACCACTTCATCTTTGACCACAACCTCATGAAACATCCACAGTTTTTAAAG AACCAGGTGCGGCGGGAGATCAAATACGCCATGACCTCGCTACCCATAATCAGTATACCCACTGTGGCGTTATTTTTCTTTGAGGTCAGAGGATACAGCAAGCTCTATGACCACGTCGAAGAGTCTCCCATGG GCTGGCCGTTTGTGCTTCTCAGCATGATTTCCTTCTTGTTATTCACGGACGGGTGCATTTATTGGATTCATCGGTTTCTTCACCACAAGAGTATTTACAAG CACTTCCACAAGCCACACCATGTGTGGAAGATCCCCACCCCGTTTGCCAGCCACGCCTTCCACCCGCTGGATGGCTTCCTGCAGGGTCTGCCCTACCACATCTaccccttcctcttccctctgcacAAGGTGCTCTACCTGGCCCTCTACATCTTCGTCAATATCTGGACTGTGTCTATCCATGACGGCGACTACCGCGTGCCCGGACCACTGCAGGAAGTGGTCAACGGGGCGGCCCACCACACGGACCACCACCTCTTCTTCGACGTCAACTATGGCCAGTACTTCACCCTGTGGGACCGCATTGGCGGGTCTTACCGCAACCCCTCAGTACTCGAAGGGAAGGGCCCCCTCGACTGCATTCGTAGACTGACTGCCGAGGGGAAGATGAGCGCTAATGGGGCTAATGCCAATGGGCACACGAATGGGCATGCTAACGTAAGCGGTACAAAGAGTAAGGAGGAGTAG
- the sc5d gene encoding lathosterol oxidase isoform X2 — MDLVLNVADHYVLTPYVYPSSWPEDGALRQIISLLVVTNLGAAVLYLGLGWLSYHFIFDHNLMKHPQFLKNQVRREIKYAMTSLPIISIPTVALFFFEVRGYSKLYDHVEESPMGWPFVLLSMISFLLFTDGCIYWIHRFLHHKSIYKHFHKPHHVWKIPTPFASHAFHPLDGFLQGLPYHIYPFLFPLHKVLYLALYIFVNIWTVSIHDGDYRVPGPLQEVVNGAAHHTDHHLFFDVNYGQYFTLWDRIGGSYRNPSVLEGKGPLDCIRRLTAEGKMSANGANANGHTNGHANVSGTKSKEE; from the exons ATGGATCTTGTGCTGAATGTCGCCGACCACTATGTCCTCACCCCCTACGTGTACCCGTCGTCGTGGCCTGAAGACGGGGCGCTGCGCCAGATCATCAGCCTGTTGGTAGTCACCAACCTGGGAGCCGCAGTCCTCTACCTGGGCCTGGGGTGGCTGAGCTACCACTTCATCTTTGACCACAACCTCATGAAACATCCACAGTTTTTAAAG AACCAGGTGCGGCGGGAGATCAAATACGCCATGACCTCGCTACCCATAATCAGTATACCCACTGTGGCGTTATTTTTCTTTGAGGTCAGAGGATACAGCAAGCTCTATGACCACGTCGAAGAGTCTCCCATGG GCTGGCCGTTTGTGCTTCTCAGCATGATTTCCTTCTTGTTATTCACGGACGGGTGCATTTATTGGATTCATCGGTTTCTTCACCACAAGAGTATTTACAAG CACTTCCACAAGCCACACCATGTGTGGAAGATCCCCACCCCGTTTGCCAGCCACGCCTTCCACCCGCTGGATGGCTTCCTGCAGGGTCTGCCCTACCACATCTaccccttcctcttccctctgcacAAGGTGCTCTACCTGGCCCTCTACATCTTCGTCAATATCTGGACTGTGTCTATCCATGACGGCGACTACCGCGTGCCCGGACCACTGCAGGAAGTGGTCAACGGGGCGGCCCACCACACGGACCACCACCTCTTCTTCGACGTCAACTATGGCCAGTACTTCACCCTGTGGGACCGCATTGGCGGGTCTTACCGCAACCCCTCAGTACTCGAAGGGAAGGGCCCCCTCGACTGCATTCGTAGACTGACTGCCGAGGGGAAGATGAGCGCTAATGGGGCTAATGCCAATGGGCACACGAATGGGCATGCTAACGTAAGCGGTACAAAGAGTAAGGAGGAGTAG